The Carassius auratus strain Wakin chromosome 5, ASM336829v1, whole genome shotgun sequence genome includes a window with the following:
- the LOC113072980 gene encoding protein FAM111A-like isoform X2 has product MADLSEVVEEGRSKDVKQEVMDPLSKTEVEEGSSKDVKQREQMESFCFHFQNKTRIIEMAIDTSMTVIKTLMESLTFKKEQKNNVSKEIIIQRSKGKVPGAAVKTDFPCCLIEPDDNLEITFIQNTRTSPTETIPAADISLPSTDLVTFYIKTTGGKDITYLMKNNELRKIAEYVCVYALKGVEVETALKHDGRFIDKIFNDKQCLLFELESEFGSKKYHEMSKKVEYVDGKKLQIIDTGPKAPGSQTKQTKVKNKSDVASAADSAQNDPGQRPNGTEQKQTLHNKDSTSHLTKWPIIPDSEEILKILRDQHKYLLKTLLEREDQKNNSPFQLPAEYQFFRAEYDKSVQSFSEVYKIKQLMTLSDSVCQIRVEGSPRGTGFLLFGGFVLTNAHVIKPFLESPAKLSSTKKLEAAFDFERLDSKVMLVPVKEQLVAYCYITDANKCHLDFALLELKAVDKITGRPELLRFYSPGPPPNRGEICIVGHPDGGIKKTDPCFIIEGQNLQENIDKHISKNISFIPVMTQRCFEEKWDVYKNQINYNSCFFHGSSGSPVFDEHCYLIGMHSGGYVYPGEEGITRSIVEYAYSMQPIIDMIRGKPNMNSLDELLNTLEANRNKSNESGPAEQENQTDSETE; this is encoded by the exons ATGGCTGATTTGAGTGAAGTAGTAGAAGAGGGACGATCAAAAGATGTGAAGCAG GAAGTAATGGATCCTTTGTCTAAAACAGAAGTTGAAGAGGGATCTTCAAAAGATGTGAAGCAG AGAGAACAAATGGAAAGCTTCTGTTttcatttccaaaataaaacgCGGATAATTGAAATGGCCATTGATACATCCATGACTGTGATTAAGACTCTTATGGAATCGTTAACTTTCAAGAAGGAACAAAAGAACAACGTGTCCAAAGAAATAATCATCCAGAGATCCAAAGGGAAAGTTCCAGGAGCAGCTGTGAAGACAGATTTTCCCTGTTGTCTTATTGAACCAGATGATAACCTAGAAATAACTTTCATCCAAAATACAAGAACGTCTCCTACAGAGACAATACCAGCAGCAGATATTTCACTACCCAGTACAGACTTAGTCACTTTTTACATTAAAACGACAGGAGGCAAAGATATAACATATTTGATGAAAAACAATGAACTGCGCAAAATAGCTGAATATGTTTGTGTTTATGCACTCAAAGGAGTTGAAGTTGAAACTGCTCTTAAGCATGATGGACGATTCATTGATAAAATATTCAATGATAAACAATGTTTACTCTTCGAGCTTGAATCAGAGTTCGGAAGTAAAAAATATCATGAAATGTCTAAAAAGGTTGAGTATGTTGATGGAAAGAAATTACAGATAATTGATACTGGTCCCAAAGCTCCTGGTAGCCAAACGAAACAAACTAAAGTCAAGAATAAATCTGATGTAGCTTCAGCTGCTGATTCAGCACAAAATGACCCAGGCCAGCGTCCCAATGgcactgaacaaaaacaaacccTCCATAACAAAGATTCCACTAGTCACTTAACTAAATGGCCAATCATTCCAGACTCTGAAGAGATTCTGAAAATTCTGCGTGATCAGCATAAATATTTACTGAAGACTTTACTGGAGCGTGAGGATCAGAAAAACAACTCTCCGTTCCAACTCCCAGCAGAATATCAGTTCTTCAGAGCAGAATATGATAAAAGTGTTCAGAGTTTTTCTGAGGTGTATAAAATAAAGCAGCTCATGACGCTCTCTGACTCTGTGTGTCAGATTCGAGTGGAGGGATCCCCCAGAGGAACCGGCTTCTTACTCTTCGGGGGGTTTGTTCTAACTAATGCTCATGTTATTAAGCCATTTCTTGAGTCTCCAGCCAAGCTTTCTTCTACAAAGAAATTAGAAGCTGCATTTGATTTTGAACGTCTGGACTCAAAGGTGATGCTGGTGCCAGTCAAGGAACAGCTTGTTGCTTACTGTTACATCACAGATGCCAATAAATGCCACCTTGACTTCGCTCTTCTTGAACTGAAAGCTGTTGATAAAATCACAGGCCGTCCTGAGTTGCTCAGATTTTACAGTCCTGGCCCCCCTCCTAACCGTGGTGAGATCTGCATTGTGGGACATCCAGATGGTGGGATTAAGAAAACAGACCCCTGCTTCATCATTGAGGGGCAAAATCTACAAGAGAATATAGATAAACACATCTCTAAGAATATCAGTTTCATACCTGTGATGACACAGAGGTGTTTTGAAGAAAAATGGGATGTTTATAAAAATCAGATTAATTATAACTCTTGTTTCTTTCACGGATCTTCTGGCTCTCCAGTTTTTGATGAACACTGCTATCTGATTGGCATGCACAGTGGTGGATATGTGTATCCAGGAGAAGAAGGTATAACTAGAAGCATTGTGGAATACGCTTATTCCATGCAGCCCATCATTGATATGATCAGAGGAAAGCCTAATATGAACTCTTTGGATGAGCTTCTCAATACCTTAGAAGCCAACAGAAATAAAAGCAATGAGTCTGGGCCTGCAGAGCAAGAGAATCAGACCGACAGCGAGACTGAATAA
- the LOC113072980 gene encoding protein FAM111A-like isoform X1: MKCRTCSHLKRTLGHLSTVQFFSLAQEVMDPLSKTEVEEGSSKDVKQREQMESFCFHFQNKTRIIEMAIDTSMTVIKTLMESLTFKKEQKNNVSKEIIIQRSKGKVPGAAVKTDFPCCLIEPDDNLEITFIQNTRTSPTETIPAADISLPSTDLVTFYIKTTGGKDITYLMKNNELRKIAEYVCVYALKGVEVETALKHDGRFIDKIFNDKQCLLFELESEFGSKKYHEMSKKVEYVDGKKLQIIDTGPKAPGSQTKQTKVKNKSDVASAADSAQNDPGQRPNGTEQKQTLHNKDSTSHLTKWPIIPDSEEILKILRDQHKYLLKTLLEREDQKNNSPFQLPAEYQFFRAEYDKSVQSFSEVYKIKQLMTLSDSVCQIRVEGSPRGTGFLLFGGFVLTNAHVIKPFLESPAKLSSTKKLEAAFDFERLDSKVMLVPVKEQLVAYCYITDANKCHLDFALLELKAVDKITGRPELLRFYSPGPPPNRGEICIVGHPDGGIKKTDPCFIIEGQNLQENIDKHISKNISFIPVMTQRCFEEKWDVYKNQINYNSCFFHGSSGSPVFDEHCYLIGMHSGGYVYPGEEGITRSIVEYAYSMQPIIDMIRGKPNMNSLDELLNTLEANRNKSNESGPAEQENQTDSETE, from the exons atgaaatgtagAACTTGCTCTCATCTCAAGAGGACTTTGGGCCATTTGTCAAccgtccagttcttctccttagcccag GAAGTAATGGATCCTTTGTCTAAAACAGAAGTTGAAGAGGGATCTTCAAAAGATGTGAAGCAG AGAGAACAAATGGAAAGCTTCTGTTttcatttccaaaataaaacgCGGATAATTGAAATGGCCATTGATACATCCATGACTGTGATTAAGACTCTTATGGAATCGTTAACTTTCAAGAAGGAACAAAAGAACAACGTGTCCAAAGAAATAATCATCCAGAGATCCAAAGGGAAAGTTCCAGGAGCAGCTGTGAAGACAGATTTTCCCTGTTGTCTTATTGAACCAGATGATAACCTAGAAATAACTTTCATCCAAAATACAAGAACGTCTCCTACAGAGACAATACCAGCAGCAGATATTTCACTACCCAGTACAGACTTAGTCACTTTTTACATTAAAACGACAGGAGGCAAAGATATAACATATTTGATGAAAAACAATGAACTGCGCAAAATAGCTGAATATGTTTGTGTTTATGCACTCAAAGGAGTTGAAGTTGAAACTGCTCTTAAGCATGATGGACGATTCATTGATAAAATATTCAATGATAAACAATGTTTACTCTTCGAGCTTGAATCAGAGTTCGGAAGTAAAAAATATCATGAAATGTCTAAAAAGGTTGAGTATGTTGATGGAAAGAAATTACAGATAATTGATACTGGTCCCAAAGCTCCTGGTAGCCAAACGAAACAAACTAAAGTCAAGAATAAATCTGATGTAGCTTCAGCTGCTGATTCAGCACAAAATGACCCAGGCCAGCGTCCCAATGgcactgaacaaaaacaaacccTCCATAACAAAGATTCCACTAGTCACTTAACTAAATGGCCAATCATTCCAGACTCTGAAGAGATTCTGAAAATTCTGCGTGATCAGCATAAATATTTACTGAAGACTTTACTGGAGCGTGAGGATCAGAAAAACAACTCTCCGTTCCAACTCCCAGCAGAATATCAGTTCTTCAGAGCAGAATATGATAAAAGTGTTCAGAGTTTTTCTGAGGTGTATAAAATAAAGCAGCTCATGACGCTCTCTGACTCTGTGTGTCAGATTCGAGTGGAGGGATCCCCCAGAGGAACCGGCTTCTTACTCTTCGGGGGGTTTGTTCTAACTAATGCTCATGTTATTAAGCCATTTCTTGAGTCTCCAGCCAAGCTTTCTTCTACAAAGAAATTAGAAGCTGCATTTGATTTTGAACGTCTGGACTCAAAGGTGATGCTGGTGCCAGTCAAGGAACAGCTTGTTGCTTACTGTTACATCACAGATGCCAATAAATGCCACCTTGACTTCGCTCTTCTTGAACTGAAAGCTGTTGATAAAATCACAGGCCGTCCTGAGTTGCTCAGATTTTACAGTCCTGGCCCCCCTCCTAACCGTGGTGAGATCTGCATTGTGGGACATCCAGATGGTGGGATTAAGAAAACAGACCCCTGCTTCATCATTGAGGGGCAAAATCTACAAGAGAATATAGATAAACACATCTCTAAGAATATCAGTTTCATACCTGTGATGACACAGAGGTGTTTTGAAGAAAAATGGGATGTTTATAAAAATCAGATTAATTATAACTCTTGTTTCTTTCACGGATCTTCTGGCTCTCCAGTTTTTGATGAACACTGCTATCTGATTGGCATGCACAGTGGTGGATATGTGTATCCAGGAGAAGAAGGTATAACTAGAAGCATTGTGGAATACGCTTATTCCATGCAGCCCATCATTGATATGATCAGAGGAAAGCCTAATATGAACTCTTTGGATGAGCTTCTCAATACCTTAGAAGCCAACAGAAATAAAAGCAATGAGTCTGGGCCTGCAGAGCAAGAGAATCAGACCGACAGCGAGACTGAATAA
- the LOC113072980 gene encoding protein FAM111A-like isoform X3 has product MADLSEVVEEGRSKDVKQREQMESFCFHFQNKTRIIEMAIDTSMTVIKTLMESLTFKKEQKNNVSKEIIIQRSKGKVPGAAVKTDFPCCLIEPDDNLEITFIQNTRTSPTETIPAADISLPSTDLVTFYIKTTGGKDITYLMKNNELRKIAEYVCVYALKGVEVETALKHDGRFIDKIFNDKQCLLFELESEFGSKKYHEMSKKVEYVDGKKLQIIDTGPKAPGSQTKQTKVKNKSDVASAADSAQNDPGQRPNGTEQKQTLHNKDSTSHLTKWPIIPDSEEILKILRDQHKYLLKTLLEREDQKNNSPFQLPAEYQFFRAEYDKSVQSFSEVYKIKQLMTLSDSVCQIRVEGSPRGTGFLLFGGFVLTNAHVIKPFLESPAKLSSTKKLEAAFDFERLDSKVMLVPVKEQLVAYCYITDANKCHLDFALLELKAVDKITGRPELLRFYSPGPPPNRGEICIVGHPDGGIKKTDPCFIIEGQNLQENIDKHISKNISFIPVMTQRCFEEKWDVYKNQINYNSCFFHGSSGSPVFDEHCYLIGMHSGGYVYPGEEGITRSIVEYAYSMQPIIDMIRGKPNMNSLDELLNTLEANRNKSNESGPAEQENQTDSETE; this is encoded by the exons ATGGCTGATTTGAGTGAAGTAGTAGAAGAGGGACGATCAAAAGATGTGAAGCAG AGAGAACAAATGGAAAGCTTCTGTTttcatttccaaaataaaacgCGGATAATTGAAATGGCCATTGATACATCCATGACTGTGATTAAGACTCTTATGGAATCGTTAACTTTCAAGAAGGAACAAAAGAACAACGTGTCCAAAGAAATAATCATCCAGAGATCCAAAGGGAAAGTTCCAGGAGCAGCTGTGAAGACAGATTTTCCCTGTTGTCTTATTGAACCAGATGATAACCTAGAAATAACTTTCATCCAAAATACAAGAACGTCTCCTACAGAGACAATACCAGCAGCAGATATTTCACTACCCAGTACAGACTTAGTCACTTTTTACATTAAAACGACAGGAGGCAAAGATATAACATATTTGATGAAAAACAATGAACTGCGCAAAATAGCTGAATATGTTTGTGTTTATGCACTCAAAGGAGTTGAAGTTGAAACTGCTCTTAAGCATGATGGACGATTCATTGATAAAATATTCAATGATAAACAATGTTTACTCTTCGAGCTTGAATCAGAGTTCGGAAGTAAAAAATATCATGAAATGTCTAAAAAGGTTGAGTATGTTGATGGAAAGAAATTACAGATAATTGATACTGGTCCCAAAGCTCCTGGTAGCCAAACGAAACAAACTAAAGTCAAGAATAAATCTGATGTAGCTTCAGCTGCTGATTCAGCACAAAATGACCCAGGCCAGCGTCCCAATGgcactgaacaaaaacaaacccTCCATAACAAAGATTCCACTAGTCACTTAACTAAATGGCCAATCATTCCAGACTCTGAAGAGATTCTGAAAATTCTGCGTGATCAGCATAAATATTTACTGAAGACTTTACTGGAGCGTGAGGATCAGAAAAACAACTCTCCGTTCCAACTCCCAGCAGAATATCAGTTCTTCAGAGCAGAATATGATAAAAGTGTTCAGAGTTTTTCTGAGGTGTATAAAATAAAGCAGCTCATGACGCTCTCTGACTCTGTGTGTCAGATTCGAGTGGAGGGATCCCCCAGAGGAACCGGCTTCTTACTCTTCGGGGGGTTTGTTCTAACTAATGCTCATGTTATTAAGCCATTTCTTGAGTCTCCAGCCAAGCTTTCTTCTACAAAGAAATTAGAAGCTGCATTTGATTTTGAACGTCTGGACTCAAAGGTGATGCTGGTGCCAGTCAAGGAACAGCTTGTTGCTTACTGTTACATCACAGATGCCAATAAATGCCACCTTGACTTCGCTCTTCTTGAACTGAAAGCTGTTGATAAAATCACAGGCCGTCCTGAGTTGCTCAGATTTTACAGTCCTGGCCCCCCTCCTAACCGTGGTGAGATCTGCATTGTGGGACATCCAGATGGTGGGATTAAGAAAACAGACCCCTGCTTCATCATTGAGGGGCAAAATCTACAAGAGAATATAGATAAACACATCTCTAAGAATATCAGTTTCATACCTGTGATGACACAGAGGTGTTTTGAAGAAAAATGGGATGTTTATAAAAATCAGATTAATTATAACTCTTGTTTCTTTCACGGATCTTCTGGCTCTCCAGTTTTTGATGAACACTGCTATCTGATTGGCATGCACAGTGGTGGATATGTGTATCCAGGAGAAGAAGGTATAACTAGAAGCATTGTGGAATACGCTTATTCCATGCAGCCCATCATTGATATGATCAGAGGAAAGCCTAATATGAACTCTTTGGATGAGCTTCTCAATACCTTAGAAGCCAACAGAAATAAAAGCAATGAGTCTGGGCCTGCAGAGCAAGAGAATCAGACCGACAGCGAGACTGAATAA